Genomic window (Syngnathus typhle isolate RoL2023-S1 ecotype Sweden linkage group LG4, RoL_Styp_1.0, whole genome shotgun sequence):
ttgttcccaaagatgatcttttttctgaaataattttacgtttacggacttaagtaggagtcaaaatttgggtgcgtattatacatgggtacgggcttttttccagtataaacatgccatttttagggtgcgtattacgtatacatgggggcgcattatacatgggaaaaaacggtagttacatCAATTTATTTATCTTTCCTAAAATATGTTTTGCGCTTACTCATTTTTTATCTCTTCATCAGCAAATACCAAAATCAGCACAAGGGCAAGGCCAGATTTTAGCATTAGCAACACGACAACCTTGCTTCGCTCCATTCTCGTCACAGCGCTCGAAATATTTGGTGAATGGAGACTGTACGTTTGTTTGTCTTCAGCATGTCCTGCACGGCCTGCGACGGTCTGTGCGATAAAGTCTGCGAGGAGAAGGTCATCGACTCCATGGATGCCGCGCAGTCCCTGAAAGGCTGTACGGTTATCAAAGGCAACCTTCACATCAATATCCGCAGAGGCCGTGAGTACTTTCCACTCGGTGACATTTGTCAAACATAACGAAACATGTCTCACCGTTCCGAAACCTTAAAAGGAGCGCCGAGTTGTCGCTCGGTGGCTCTGAGGTAGTAGTCCAAACATTTGCGAGCAAAACACTTTTTACAATCGGCGCTGATGTCACACGGCGTCTAGACCAGGACCTTGGAAAGTCTGAGGACCGTGTCATTTCCTGCACTTCAAACTATAAATACGCAGACGAAGAAAGTCTGACCGTGttcaaaatgaaatgttttttcgGACATTGTCTTTACAGACAACATGGTGGCCGAGCTGGAGAGCTCCACGGGTTTGATCCAGAGGGTGACGGGCTACGTGCGCATACGACACTCGCACACGCTCAGCTCGCTAGCCTTTCTGCGTAGCCTGCGATACATCGACGGCGAGGAACTCCTGGATGAGTAAGAAGatgcatactttttttttttttaagtttacaGTTGTGATTTTTGAGTTTTAGGGTCCAATGGAGCTAAATGCTTAGGAGAGATAAAAGTCAAAAGTTTGACTGTATCTTCGATTGGACCTAAAAGGTTAAAGATTCAAATGTATAAGGATAACAGCAGAATCAGTCTTAACGGTTCAGGAAAACGTCCTCCACTTGTTTCTCCTTGAGTTCACAAGAGTTTTGCTGTCCCAAGGCGCCACATTGCAGTCATTCCTTTAGTCTGGGTGGTACCCAGCGAATCATAAAAAGCcacatcgccccccccccccccccaattctcTTCAGATCTTATTTTCTCCTCATCCCTCCATGATTAATGATAACAAACTGGATCGGAATGTCTGGTAATGAGCAAGAATGCTGCAGAGTTGCCACATGATTTGATTTGTCTGCGGCAAAAGCGCATCTCAGAAGGTGTCGTGGTTCTCAAAAGTGTGGAAGGAGCAAATCTCCACCTTTTTGTCCACTTTAGTCCCCTATTCATAATTAAAAAGTCAGATTTAAAGGATTGCAAGAGCTGACGTAGCCTAGCGTGTGCTGCTCGTTACATATGCTCAGTCACTTTTTGGTCCAAATACTTTTGAGCACCTGAGGTGCTCTGGCGTAAAATGACGTCAAATTGAATTTGAATTGATGATTCAATAGAACTTTCTTTCCTCCTAGCATGTACGCCTTCTCGGCATTTGACAACCAGCAGCTGCAGTACCTGTGGGACTGGAAGCAGCACAACCTCACCATCCGGAGCGGGAAGCTGTTCTTCCGGGCCAACCCCAAACTATGCGTGTCGGAGATCCAGAAGATGTGGGAGCAGACGGGCGTTCCGGGGCGCTTCGACGAGAGCGACTACCGAAACAACGGCGACCGAGCCAGCTGTACGCTCCAAAGCCGTCCAAATATTTCCTGTTTTCCTTGGGTTTGCCGCTAGCTTAGTTTGGCACGTTCCActgcgtgattttttttttccattaagaGCAGACATTATTGCGATTTCGACTCCCTTCGCCGTTTGCGATCAGAGTTTTACCGGTTCAAATTTTACACATCATTACTTAAATGATGTTTATGGAAGTGGTGGAAGATGGACAAGAAATTTCGTCCAATATTTGTGTGTATAATTTTGTATTCTATTTCCGTCCCTGATTCTCAGCTAATGTTAACGTCGGTTATTTTAACATCTGGATAGCGCTGCGTTGTCGGCTGCCATCCGACAGATGTGTTCAATTGTGTTGCTTTTCATCTTGTTTCCTCTTGTGCTCTTCAAATGGATGCTGAGTCGAgcggaacgagaaaaaaaacgcATCATCAAAAAACCCTGAAGTCTCTTGACTTTTAAGGTCAACTCAAGAACTCCTTTTGATGCCCTAGAACTGTCTTTTGCACCCTCAGGCGAAAGCACCATCCTGAAGTTCAAGTCCAacaccaccagcagcaccagGATCAAGCTGACCTGGCAGCGCTACCGCCCCCGAGACTACCGAGACCTCATCAGCTTTATCGTCTACTACAAAGAGGCGTACGTCCTCCCTTCTTCTGATCTCAGCTGTGATTCCTCCTGATGATCACTCACGACGGTACGCTCATGATTGACCCGTCTCCCTTCCCGCAGGCCGTACCAGAACATCACCGAGTTCGAGGGTCAGGACGGCTGCGGCTCCAACAGCTGGAACATGGTGGATGTGGAGCTGCACCAGGAGAAGGACATCGACCCCGGCGTGCTGCTGTCCGGCCTGAAGCCATGGACGCAGTACGCCATCTTCGTCAAGGCCATCACGCTCATGGTGGATGACAAGCAGATTCCCAGCGCAAAGAGCAAAGTGGTCTACATCCGCACCAGCCCCTCAGGTAAATATGAAATTGAAATATGAATGTGGCTTTGGCAATACACTTGAGCATCTGTTTTGTTTCTCTAGCGCCCTCTATGCCTCAGGACGTGCGCGCCTACTCCAACTCCTCCACGCAGCTGGTGGTGCGCTGGCTGCCCCCGGTGTCGCCCAACGGCAATCAAACCTACTACCTGGTGCGATGGCAGCAACAGGCCGAAGACCGAGAACTGTACCAACACAACTACTGCTCCAAAGGTGCTGATGCAGTGCTCGAAACTTCAAGCTGGAAATGGAATGACAACAAGTCTCCCTCTGCAGATTTGAAGATCCCCGTAAGGATGGCGGCGGTCGGGGTGGGGGACCAGGAGGACGACACCAAGCCCACCAAGTCAGACCCCGACAGTCCTGAGAAGGGCTCCTGCTGCCCTTGCCCCAAATCCGTAGAGGACCTGGAGGCGGAAGCCGCGGACGCCTCCTACCGGAAAGTCTTTGAGAACTTCCTGCACAACTCCATCTTCACTCCTaggtgggcttttttttttttttttttttccccatgcctTATTTAAACAAACTTTTCCACTTCGATTAGTGTAGTGGGGGATTTTACTGTCCTGTGTAAAATCCCctatccaacttttttttcaacGCCATTATGTTGCTTTTGTTTCTGGATGTGCCTTCTTGGTCAAAGTTGAGTGGCCGCAAAAATGGCTGGTGCTGTTTTGGTGACTCTATTTACAAAATTGCTCACTAGTTGTCCTTTTTTCCCTGAGGCTGCAAAGCGTTGAAAACAACTCGATGACTCACTGGAACAcaagcccacacacacacacacacacacagaatgacTTGAGATAGTTTCAAAGCAAACAACAAACCTCACTGCATCTGACATCTGCTCGCAAATAACCAACAACAGACCTGTGAtgcttttattgaaaacaaccaaCTTACTTCCCCCCCCACTCTAGGTCAGTCTTTCCGAAACGTTTTAACCCACACGGTCCCTTTGGTGCACCGACACAGATGGCGCACCCCCTGTTTCCGTCAGACAcgcacaataaaaacaaacgcACACAAAAACATGCGAAACCAGGCAAAGCTGATCAAAgtgtcaaaatgaaataaactgcCGCCCCCTTGTGACAGATTTGGGTGGTGCACCTTACAGGATGCAGCCTAGCAGCTAAATTGCCTCCAGGGTCGAATGTTGAACTTTGCTCTTTAAATTCTTCTTTTTTCAGACCTCCCGATCGCCGCCGCCGAGATCTCTTCAGCATCGCCAACGCCACCCACTCGCGACGCCAGCACTGGCCTCACTCCAACGCCAGCACCGTCTCCCCCCTGCAGGCCGCCGCCAACGGCAGCGGCGCCGACCCGGAGCCGGCGGAGCAAGAGTTTGAGTTTGTGGAACAGGCGGTGACGGAACGCGAGCTGCAGATCTTCGGTTTGCAGCCGTTCACCGTGTACCGCATCGACGTCCACGCCTGCAATCGGCAGGTGCAGCGTTGCAGCGCCGCcgagtttgttttctccagaACCAAACCGGCAGGTTAGTGGAAAACGTGGGTAGAATTGAAAAAGGATTATATTTAACGAGTGTCTATTTCCGTTTCCCCTTCCAGAAAAAGCAGATGACATTCCGGGCGTTGTGTCCTGGGACAGCAACGAGGACTCTGTGTCCCTGCGCTGGCCCGAGCCAACCCACCCCAACGGCCTCATTCTCATGTACGAGATAAAATTCATGCTGGGCACCGAGGTACgtccaaaaaaatatatactcacCTTTGCTGCATCAGCACCTTTCTTTGCTTCGACCCAAGTCGTGTCATGGCTAAAATTAGTAGTAAATAATGTGGGGAGAAAATATTCCTGCATCCACAAACGGATTGCGGTCAACCTTGGAAAAAATGTCGGTACTTGTCTCTCTCTGTACTTCACGGTCcaatggttgtgtgtgtgtgtgtcagactgAGAAGCACGAATGCGTGTCAGGTCAGCTGTATCGGACACAGCGCGGCATCCGCCTGTCCAACCTAGGTCCGGGCAACTACTCGCTGAGGGTCCGGGCGACGTCGTTGGCTGGGAACGGATCGTGGACCCAACCGGTCGATCTCTATGTGGCCAAACGTAAGACACGCACAGCGACAGACTCCTAATTATCAATACACGGGACATAAGTTGAAATATTGGCTGTGCTTGACCCATCAGAACCTGATAATTTCCTCTACGTCGCCGTATGCGCCCCCACAATCATGTTGTTCCTCGGCTTCGTGTTCTCCGTGTTCTTCACTCTGAGCAGGAAAAGGTACGTTGCTGCGATGATGTCGCCATTATAAACATTTACTGATTGCATAAACTGAAacgtccattttttttaatcaacatgTAAATAGACCAACACTGTCCAACACAAGCAAATATCtcacgtatttttttttttttatcattcgtagctccaaaaaataaaaatattttggccatttttctgaatttaaaaagaaaaaaaaaacccatttatTTTGTGACACTTGTTGCTTATGCTGATTTTTAGATTCAGGTGAATATTTGCTTAAATTTACTGTTAATGGagacaaattgttttatttccaaTTGAAACTTTTGAGAGGAGGTCCTGTGTTTGCAAATGAGCCACTGCTCACCCTGCCtctgaaatatttttgtttttctcagaaATATGACTTTTCAGTTTTCTATTTGGTATTCTATGTGATTAGTCCGCATTTCGTTGCTGCTAGGAACAATGATCGGCTCGGAAATGGAGTTCTGTACGCGTCGGTCAACCCGGAATACTTCAGTGCGGCTGAAAGTGAGTACAGTCGAAGCGGATGCAGTCAAACTAAAAGGTCACTGTCAACAAGTGGTTCCCAAAATGGACCTTCAGAAAATGTCCTCACTTCAAAATGGTCACTTTGACAACAAGTTGAAGGCTAGCCGCTTTTCTCCGCCGCACAGTGTACGTGCCCGACGAGTGGGAGGTGGCACGCGAGAAGATCTCCCTGAGCCGCGAGCTGGGCCAGGGCTCGTTCGGCATGGTCTACGAAGGCATCGCCAAGGGCGTGGTGAAGGATGAACCCGAGACGCGGGTGGCCATCAAGACGGTGAACGAGTCGGCTAGCATGAGGGAACGCATCGAGTTCCTCAACGAGGCTTCTGTCATGAAGGAGTTCAACTGTCATCATGTGGTATGTATGCACTCACACTTTTCATGTCATAGGTAGACCTTTGGCTCATCCTCCATTTTGGATAGGTGCGTCTCCTGGGGGTGGTGTCTCAGGGCCAGCCCACCCTGGTCATCATGGAGCTGATGACACAGGGAGACCTCAAGAGCTACTTGCGCTCCCTCCGACCGAAAGAGGTAATGACAACCGAGTCAGCCAGCAAATACAAtcgaagaaattaaaaaaattctctggatatgaaaatatttaagagaacaattaaaagaaaaaaaatcttgattcATTTCATTGATGCACCCTCCCTTCTGCATTTCTTCCAACAGCAGTGGTCCACTTTGTCCCTGCCGCCCCTGAAGAAAATGCTGCAAATGGCTGGCCAGATTGCCGATGGCATGGCGTACCTCAACGCCGGCAAGTTTGTGCACCGAGACCTGGCGGCGCGCAACTGTATGGTGGCGGAGGACTTTACCGTCAAGATAGGAGGTAACTTGTTTGACAACGTCGATCCAATCTCCCGACGTTCGATAATGATCGACACATGCCGGCTTGTACCTTTTCACAGACTTCGGCATGACCCGAGACATCTACGAGACGGACTACTACCGTAAAGGCGGGAAGGGCCTGCTTCCCGTCCGGTGGATGTCACCCGAGTCTTTGAAGGACGGCGTTTTCACCACCAATTCCGACGTCTGGTAAGCGCGCAGTACTTGCATGGGTCTTTATGACAGatcttctattttatttactATTCTCTTTGATAGTTTATAAAATCTCGCCGTCAATGATGTTTTCATCTCCAGGCCCAAGTTTTGTATTCAGTCAGCGTCATAAGCCCTCAAAACTACATGTGTCTGTTCAGGTCGTTCGGGGTGGTGTTGTGGGAGATCGCCACGCTGGCGGAGCAACCCTACCAAGGTCTGTCCAATGAGCAGGTGCTGCGCTTTGTCATGGAGGGAGGCCTGTTGGACAAACCGCAAAACTGCCCCGACTTGCTGTAAGTCCATTCTCTCGACCTCAAACGATTTTGTTGTCGATTCACACAACATTGTTGTCAGACGTCGTTTTTATTCCAATTTGTAATTGCGTGCAGGTTTGAGCTGATGCGCATGTGCTGGCAGTACAACCCCAAGATGCGTCCATCTTTCGTGGAAATCATCGGCAGCGTGAAGGACGAGCTGGAGCCGTCCTTCCGTGAGGTCAGTTTCTTCTACAGCGCCGACAACAGGCTGCCCGACACTCAGGCCCCGCCGCAGCCTCAGCAACACGCAGATAGCATGGATGACGTCCGTTTGGACACGCCTTCCTCGCCCGGATCCCACCCTCCTCCGCCCGGGCCCACGCTAACCCCCGACTCGCCCGCACGGCCCTGCACGGACAAGGAGCCTGTTGGGCACCAAGCGGCTAACGGGGTGACGTCGTCATCGCCGGGGGCGGGAGCGCCGCCCAACGGGAGCGACTCCGTCGCCGCCATGCAGGCGACCCTGGACGAGCTGCCACCCTACGCCCACATGAACGGGGGGCGCAAAAACCAGCGTGCCATGCCCCTCCCTCAGTCATCTGCCTGCTGATTGGACGGAGCAAAGACTCAAACCTATCCTGCTGTAACGTcaccttttttttgttctacTAGATGCAACACTGCCCCCTTGCTGCCGAAAAAACACCTTGGAGGGAGTTGCTTGTTTTATATACGGTatcttacgtttttttttttcttttttagtagAAACATAATTTCAGTCCATTTTTGGGCAGGCTTTATGGATGCTTAACGGGGAGAAGAAGCACTTACAGAGGGAGGTCCTCCACGTTGCCACCTTAGTGCTGGTAGGTGTGGGAACGACATAAGAAACTACATTTTGATACTCTGGTCTCTATTTTGATGATTCATTTTGTACTGGCATCAAAATCTGAGCCACAAGTCGTTGCCGAGTGCGGCGAATCAACACcgaaacagtaaaaaaaaaaaaaatcacaacctAACCATGACTTTCCTTTTAGTCGTTTTTGAAGAGCATTTATGTTGACGACAAAAAATAGCgtgaaaaatgaggaaaaacgtCTTTAAAAGCAAAACGGTGCAAATGCTTGGATGTACGAACAATGAGCACAACTGTAtatcaaaacacacaaacaaaatcctCATAACACGACGATAGTtttcgaggggggggggttcaagaACATTCAAATTGTCCATTTATGGGTACCTTCTTGAACTCGACAAAAAATGATGGTGTGGTCTCGATTCCGTTGTTCCATTTTGTGTCAACATCGAAGTCTGACATTAAATCATCATGGTCTGTGAATCGACACGGTACGtcacttataaaaaaaaacggtacaaaaAAATGGCAGAGATTTTGAGATTGGTACTTAACAAGAAAAAATGGCGCAACAGCCTACCTACCAAGTCAAAATATTTGTATaatgcagaaaaacaaaaacgtaccAAAACATCATTTTGATATTGCAGTTTCCATTTCGAGACTCCACGTTGTCTAGGCATTACAAATCTGAGCCACAAATTGTTGCGAATCGACGCCAAAACAACAAGTCACGGTGGTGTTATtgaggcttttcttttttttttttttttttttttaaatgtttttcaagaGCATTTAGGCCagccttttttttgtctgtttgggTGAGACTTTTTCTACTTTTTTATACGGTCCCCATGTTCATGTTGTacagagaaaagaaaagacaagctGCTATTCCTTATTTTCTCTTGTGGTTGTAATATAGATtctctataaatatatatgactTGATGAGTATATAAGAGACCTTCaggttgaatttgttttttttgttaaatgtaACTGAGCTGGTTTCAAAGAAGTACgcctcatatttttttttctttgaaaagaGTCCCAAGTCAATCTCAGGTTTGTGCTGCCATTTTGGGCTTTATTTGTTAAGGATTGTTAGCCCTGttgtcaataaaaataaacacgcaATTCTTgatgagatatatatatatatatatataaatcacaCACATTTGTACATAGCCGCCTCTTCACCGTACTCTGTTTTCGCcaccaaatggatggatgttagttGATGATGTTAGTACGCTCTCGTTTTAAGCTAGCTGTCGCGCACAAGCTGCCACGTGGTCCcctcatttccattttttataaaacaaaaaaatgtcaacaaccaCAAGTTAAATGAAATTGTTTTGGTCTAACTGTCACACTAGCCGCTAAGCTGGCTGCTCCTTGAGGTCCTGAATCTTTCCAGATTTTAATAATTCTTATTTTTAGATAGGCGCTATGCTAGCTCACTTGCTAACTGTTACTACATTGATAGGCTGTATTAGCCTCTTACGTTCAACTAGCTGCTCAACTAGTTACCGAGCTAGTCCTCAAACTTGCTGTCATAAATATACTGCGACAAAATGATATTTTGAGTGTGGTACACAAAATCAAATCAtcccaaaattattattttttcagtaTTGTACAGGTATGCTTAATCATTACCAAATGGacattaatatatatttttaaacactacacatttttaaaaaattattctTCAGCTAGCATCCAAAATGTGACCGCTGACTCAGCTGGCTAGCTAGCTATTGCTAATGAAGACATCAAGTCTCGCACTACAATAAAATATCGTTAAATCACCCTACAAAATGGCGGCAGTATACAGATGGCTAATAACGCTAAATATGCTTCTGCTCCCTAAGTAAAAGGCTGAATTAATTTATTTGTATGATTTATTGAAGAAATATTAGACAGcccagttgtgtttttttttgtgtgtgtgtgtaaatcacTGTACAGAAATGGCTGGAgactttttttctatttgttttgatACATTTTTGAGGGGGTTTTGATACTTTTGGGGAAAGGGGGAAGGTTTTTCTGTTTTTCATTCAACCATCCATCTACCtcactgttgtctttttttttaattcaaattatGATACGGCAGAGCTTTACTTTAACTTCACAATTACAAATCACAAACCAAACAACACAGAAACATGGGAATTATATTGATGTTATATGACCACATAGATAATCGACCAAGTTTAATTAGGGTGCGTGACTGTGGGTCTAAACTGTAAGAGATGTCGTTGGACTGGGACAGTGTACTCGAGATACATCTGGATGGAAATAGTTTTTTGTGCCATTCGATAAAGAGAGCATTAGGACCACAAGTCATTTGAGAAAATAAAGTTGGCATATTAATGCCGCTGTAACATTCCACGGAAAAAATTATCAAATTGCCATAAAAAGTCTAAATGTTTTGAGAATAGTCAATATGTAATGAAAATATCAAAGCTGTAATAGAAATCGGGAAAGTCGTTGCGTtaccagaagaaaaaaatcgaaACTACTGAAAAAGACGTATGGCAAAAGTAGTCGGAATATTGTCGGAGATGGGtttcaaaaaagggaaaaactaAATTTGGAGGTCACAAGTGTACATTTATAAATTACTGTTCACCATTTTTCAACTTGGATTACCATTTAAGATATACAGAAGTTAAATTGACGTCTTCTAAGACGACCTCTTACATCAGGATTTTACTTGTTCAACCTCTGATATCGTTCTGGTAAATTTTTGTATCATAATATTTTGTCTTTAACGTCACTTTGTTGACTTTTCTTTCCATGTTCAATTTCCAATTGTTCTTCCTGTAATATCACAAATGACCGTTCTCCTCAATCGATGACTTTTATCATTTCCGACTTGTAATGTATGATTCATTTTACTGTCACTTTACGACTTTGCCACATAACATGAATATTGCACGTGATGCTGTTGTCCTACGACTTGTTCCTGTGTAACATTGTTACATTctgacattttctcaaaagagtTATCTAATTGAATCCTTTTTGTGTAAATTAGGATTTTATCTTGTttatatgcccccccccccccccgccccccttcccCTTTCGATGTGGCAGTACATCTCAGCTCTTTTCTTCTGCCCATGTTTCTGTCGCTGGTCGTAAAAACAAACACGACAATGCTCGATCTTCATCATTGTGGAGCCACATTCATACGTGACTGAACAGTTTTTGAAGCCAGACTTTTGGGCAGGTATTTCATTTGCTCCGGGAAGTTATTAATATTAGCAGAGGGGACTGTGTCAGAGTGGACCACATGTTTGTTCAATTATGGGTCCCAATatgaaaaacagcaaaagaaaTACTGGCTTTCTGGGCCTTTTTTCTGGgacttgttgccatggtgacagaCAGGTACGACTCGTACTTTGGTTTTaaatgcagtacagacagcgaTAACGGATCAGGGAGGGGGATTTCTCCACTGGATGGCctcaagatgaaaaaaaaaatatatattttttttgcatccatgGCCAAGTTGATTTTGTACATTTTTCCAACAGCCTTCCTCACAAAAAGTcagaatgagtttttttttgtacatgttTGCAAACGTATGCCGGAGGGTGGAAGATGATTGActgaaggaaaaaagagaatgttTCTCGATTTGTATTGGGGTTTTTTTCTACAAGAGATTtaagataaataaaaatgtatgcaaATCAAAATGGTTTGACTGTCATTGCGATCCGCCCGCAACGTTCGACGACAGTCGTGACGTCATCatataaaaagtaaataaaaagagTAGAAATAAGCATGTGAGCATTATTTTATTAAATCGTGTTGTGAGTTGCTTATAACTAACACCAACATTTAAGTAAACAATGTAGGGAAAAAAATTGAGAACTGTTATTTGAATGGGAATGACGTCACATTATTTTTCACAGTCGGGCGAACTACTTTAGCCTAGCTTAATTTGACGTCTTTGACACAGGCCCTCGCGTATTTTTACGACTTTGGTAACCGTATCACAACCATGTTACGCCCGTTACAATTCAGGTAAGCTCtacattttgttgttttcctcCGCGTCGTGCTAGTGACAGAGAGGCTAATTTAGCTTAGCTTGAACGTTACGTTGACTAAATGAGTCACTAGTAGCTCTTTAAACGGCGAATTATCGTGTGTTTAATGTTAAAAATTTACACGTATCGTGCTGCATGAAGTACtgggcctttttgtttttttaaaaaaaaggatgattTTAGCTGTCTAATAATTTTTTTCTCCCACCTTTCCGGCACAGATGATATTTACCAGAGTTTTTCCTGGTTCAAATTAAGGCTCTACAGCTTTGGCTCAATGAAGAACCATTCGTTCAGTCATTTGTAGAGATGATCTGTACCAGATAGTTCACGAGAGATCTTCCATTTGCAGTCCCTGTGGCAGGTAAAGGAGAAAAAGTAGAAATTGTAGATTAACAAAGATTAGGAATTTGTGCGtgcatataaataaaattgcattATATACGGCAGCAACAAAGTGCATGACATAAATTAATATTCCTTTAGTTACATCTTCTACCACACTGATCACATGAAAAATTCACTTTTCCTCTATTTTGTTTCACTCCAGAAAGACAATGGATGAGTAGAATAGGAAGGAAGAAGTACACGCAGCAGAAGAGGAAAGTCCTCTTCCAAGATGGCCAGTGAGCTCCATGAGGCCATCTTCATGGCCAAGCAGGAGCGCCACAAGAATCTCTTCCTCAACTACAGGAATCTCAACCATTTCCCCGTGGAGCTGCTCAAAGACGAGGGCTTGCAATTCCTGGAGAGGCTTTACATGAAGGGGAACTTGCTCACCACGCTGGTATGCACTCGATGTCACTCAAAATGTGATGTTCATGCCATAAtgcttcctttaaaaaaaattcctttTAGCCTGACAATCTTGCACAGAAGCTACCGAATCTAATAGAACTGTGAGTATTCTTATTTATATACACGATACTAGAGAGAAATAAATTACTTTCTCACGTGTgcctttcttcttctccttttaGATATTTGCATTCCAACAACATCGTGATTATTCCCGAAGGTGACTCCCCCTTGCGTTAAACCCGCCCAAATAAAAGCTAGTCATGGAAGTTATTTTGCTCATTTAAATGGAGTCAACTTTGCATCCAGCTATTGGAAACTTGCCACGGCTGCAGTCACTGGACCTGAGCTGCAACTCCCTGCATCTGCTCTGCCCGGAGATTGGACGACTGAGATCTTTGAGACACCTGCGACTGTCCAACAACCAGCTCAAAAGTCTACCACCAGGTAAGAGTCCGTGCCTTTCTTTCAGGCATCTTTTTCCAGCACGTCGCTGTCACGTTCTTGCACGTTTTTTCTGTAGCAACTTGTGCAAAGTTAGTATTTGCTGGTATCACTTTTTGGCTGCATTACCATGTTAGGCCAGCAGAGGGAAGCAGTGTTCCGTTTTACAACCTGAGTGTTACTTCTGGACaagactgaattaaaaaaaatgatcttAGTTTGTCAATTCGAGGGGAAATAGCTTAATTAACGTAACACATATCAATCATGTGAATCCTTGGTGGGCAACATTTGAAAAATGTCCATTGTCTCCCAAGAGATCGGTGACCTTCAGTTCCTGGAGACTCTGGACGTGTCTATGAACCTGCTGACATCGCTCCCCGACCGTCTGCACCGCTGCTCGTCCCTGCAGCACCTGAGTGCCGACCACAACCTGCTGAGCCACGTGCCGCGCCACCTCTGCCGGCTGGCTCGCCTCACCCAGCTCTCCATGGCCGCCAACATCCTCACCTTCCTCCCGCTCGGTGGGTGCCatcacgtgt
Coding sequences:
- the igf1rb gene encoding insulin-like growth factor 1b receptor isoform X3 gives rise to the protein MAKECPGKCGRRACTASGECCHAQCLGSCTVAGSDSSCAACVHYYHQGRCVADCPPGTYKFEGWRCVSAELCSRVHLPDFDSFVIHQGECMSECPVGYTRTAPNSMSCTACDGLCDKVCEEKVIDSMDAAQSLKGCTVIKGNLHINIRRGHNMVAELESSTGLIQRVTGYVRIRHSHTLSSLAFLRSLRYIDGEELLDDMYAFSAFDNQQLQYLWDWKQHNLTIRSGKLFFRANPKLCVSEIQKMWEQTGVPGRFDESDYRNNGDRASCESTILKFKSNTTSSTRIKLTWQRYRPRDYRDLISFIVYYKEAPYQNITEFEGQDGCGSNSWNMVDVELHQEKDIDPGVLLSGLKPWTQYAIFVKAITLMVDDKQIPSAKSKVVYIRTSPSAPSMPQDVRAYSNSSTQLVVRWLPPVSPNGNQTYYLVRWQQQAEDRELYQHNYCSKDLKIPVRMAAVGVGDQEDDTKPTKSDPDSPEKGSCCPCPKSVEDLEAEAADASYRKVFENFLHNSIFTPRPPDRRRRDLFSIANATHSRRQHWPHSNASTVSPLQAAANGSGADPEPAEQEFEFVEQAVTERELQIFGLQPFTVYRIDVHACNRQVQRCSAAEFVFSRTKPAEKADDIPGVVSWDSNEDSVSLRWPEPTHPNGLILMYEIKFMLGTETEKHECVSGQLYRTQRGIRLSNLGPGNYSLRVRATSLAGNGSWTQPVDLYVAKQPDNFLYVAVCAPTIMLFLGFVFSVFFTLSRKRNNDRLGNGVLYASVNPEYFSAAEMYVPDEWEVAREKISLSRELGQGSFGMVYEGIAKGVVKDEPETRVAIKTVNESASMRERIEFLNEASVMKEFNCHHVVRLLGVVSQGQPTLVIMELMTQGDLKSYLRSLRPKEQWSTLSLPPLKKMLQMAGQIADGMAYLNAGKFVHRDLAARNCMVAEDFTVKIGDFGMTRDIYETDYYRKGGKGLLPVRWMSPESLKDGVFTTNSDVWSFGVVLWEIATLAEQPYQGLSNEQVLRFVMEGGLLDKPQNCPDLLFELMRMCWQYNPKMRPSFVEIIGSVKDELEPSFREVSFFYSADNRLPDTQAPPQPQQHADSMDDVRLDTPSSPGSHPPPPGPTLTPDSPARPCTDKEPVGHQAANGVTSSSPGAGAPPNGSDSVAAMQATLDELPPYAHMNGGRKNQRAMPLPQSSAC